The Apium graveolens cultivar Ventura chromosome 11, ASM990537v1, whole genome shotgun sequence genome has a window encoding:
- the LOC141698530 gene encoding laccase-15-like, translating to MLNINKLTIFISVFALSIFSSLIQSQAWGEHGHYDFEVREANYTRLCETKPILTVNGQFPGPTVYARKGDTVIINVHNHAKHNITIHWHGVKQPRNPWSDGPVYITQCPIQPGASFTQRIILSEEEGTLWWHAHNDWARATVHGSIQIYPKLGSNYPFPTPYKDVPIILGQWWKQNVTKVLEEFIVSGGAPNISDSFLINGQPGDLYPCSKQGTYKLNVEYGKTYLLRIINAVMNEIMFFAIAGHNLTAVGADASYTKPLTREYMVIAPGQTLDVLLHADQKPDQYYMAARAYSSNPVIPFDNTTTTAILQYNDNQNQPVNLPYLPYYNDTNAAFSVLGALRSLASEEHPIYLPNQISTKLFFTVSINAQPCPNTRCQGPNGTHLAASVNNISFTNPSIDILEAYYYRINGVYRTGFPDISPLMFNYTSDYVPLNFNVAKRGTKVNVLRYNSTVELVFQGTNQVGSAIDHPMHLHGYSFYIVGYGFGNFDKNRDPLYYNLVDPPMRNTVVVPRNGWAAVRFKAKNPGVWFLHCHLERHLSWGMNMVFIVKNGNSPESRILPRPPDMPPC from the exons ATGCTCAATATTAACAAGCTTACCATTTTCATCTCTGTATTTGCTCTGTCAATATTTAGTTCGCTCATCCAGTCTCAGGCTTGGGGAGAACATGGTCACTACGACTTCGAG GTGAGAGAAGCAAACTACACGAGGCTTTGTGAAACAAAGCCGATCTTGACAGTAAATGGACAATTTCCGGGGCCAACTGTGTATGCTCGCAAGGGAGACACTGTTATCATCAATGTTCATAACCACGCGAAACACAACATTACGATTCATTG GCATGGAGTAAAGCAACCACGCAATCCATGGTCTGATGGTCCGGTTTACATCACACAATGTCCGATTCAGCCAGGGGCGTCTTTCACGCAGAGAATAATATTATCTGAGGAGGAAGGTACCTTATGGTGGCACGCTCATAATGACTGGGCAAGAGCTACTGTCCATGGCTCTATTCAAATTTACCCCAAACTTGGCTCCAACTATCCCTTCCCAACACCTTATAAAGATGTCCCCATCATCTTAG GACAATGGTGGAAGCAAAATGTGACAAAGGTGCTCGAGGAATTTATTGTGTCTGGAGGTGCTCCAAACATTTCGGATTCATTTCTTATAAATGGACAACCTGGAGATTTGTATCCATGCTCAAAGCAGG GTACATACAAACTGAATGTAGAGTATGGAAAGACTTATCTCCTGCGTATAATCAACGCTGTGATGAACGAGATCATGTTTTTCGCGATTGCTGGTCATAATCTAACTGCTGTGGGAGCGGATGCCTCATACACCAAACCATTAACAAGAGAATACATGGTCATAGCCCCGGGCCAAACGCTAGATGTTTTGTTACACGCAGACCAAAAGCCTGATCAGTATTATATGGCGGCAAGAGCATACTCTTCTAATCCTGTTATTCCTTTTGATAATACAACTACCACAGCAATTTTACAGTACAATGATAATCAAAATCAGCCTGTAAATTTGCCTTATCTTCCTTATTACAATGATACAAATGCTGCTTTTAGTGTCCTTGGTGCACTAAGAAGCTTGGCCAGTGAAGAACATCCTATTTACTTACCAAATCAAATTAGTACCAAATTGTTCTTCACTGTTTCTATAAACGCGCAACCTTGTCCTAACACACGTTGTCAAGGACCTAATGGAACGCATTTGGCTGCGAGTGTCAACAACATAAGTTTCACGAATCCATCTATTGATATACTTGAGGCTTACTATTATCGCATCAATGGAGTGTACAGGACTGGTTTTCCTGATATTTCACCTTTGATGTTTAATTATACATCTGATTATGTGCCTCTGAATTTTAACGTAGCAAAGAGAGGGACAAAAGTAAATGTACTACGTTATAATTCAACAGTGGAGCTGGTTTTTCAAGGGACAAATCAGGTAGGTTCCGCCATTGATCATCCTATGCATTTACATGGCTACAGTTTCTATATTGTTGGATATGGTTTTGGCAATTTTGACAAGAACAGGGACCCTTTGTACTATAATCTTGTTGATCCACCTATGCGCAACACAGTCGTCGTTCCTAGAAATGGCTGGGCTGCTGTAAGATTCAAGGCCAAAAACCCAG gAGTATGGTTTTTGCATTGTCATTTAGAGCGTCACCTTTCATGGGGGATGAACATGGTGTTTATAGTAAAGAACGGAAATAGCCCAGAAAGCCGAATCTTACCTCGGCCACCAGACATGCCACCGTGCTGA